tgaataagatatttttcaaaatgtccATTGTccatttagtggtggtaaagatgaaaagtagTACCATTAAagtaataaacataaaatttaaattaccacaaataccacattcatagtaccacttttcatgtttacactatcacttttaccctcacttttaatgaaagaCAAAAGACACATATACCCCtcgggttaactaatctaagacttagagtttagagttgaggagtgGGGTGGGGTAAGATTTTTGGAacgtgaaatttaggattctaataaatatataaataaatacttaaaatataaaaaaaaatcaaaaaatagtttcaaacataatttttgattttaaaaaagaaatttttaaaaaaaattcgaaataaaaaattcagaaaaatttataaaaagttcaaatttgaaaaagtataattcgaaaccattaaaaaaaatatttattttttattctttttagtttttttatttattttaataatgatttattatatatatagataataatgatataaaagtcttttgccacttaataaataatgtattttttaaaatgtctctttagtggtggtaaagataaAAAGTAGTACcttgaaagtggtaaacataaaatttccccTAATATTAAAAAGTAGAACTGTAACTCATTCTTCCTATCCGCCATTGTCAAAGATCATCTTTAAATTTAGCTAGAAAAAATGGTTAAAAATTTGGTCAAATTCATCCAGTTCaataccaaaaataatttttaaatttgaattaaaaatagaaaattctatgttaaaaaatgtattttacctTATATTTAATACTTATCTAACAAACCGTAATTATTTGTTACCAATCAAACACTATCCCATAGTGCATATTCTACAAAACTGCACTTGTCCCATTTAACATATAAACTGCTAGTGGACCATATTGCATTCTAGTTCCACACGGTTTATATCATCAAATGCGCATACCATTCAGACTCTAAGAACGAGTACaattgtttgacaaaaaaaaaagaaaaagaacgaGTACAATTAACCTTTCACCAAAAAGGTGTGGTAGACTATTTAGATGATTATGATGATAGGGTCGGGACGGACATAAGTTGCACAAATTCGGAATTCAGTTTTATTGGAAAAAGCTACTAAAGTCCCGATTTGTAATGATGTAAAACACAGAGGTCCCAATATGAATACGTGCAAAACTGTGGATATTTATCTAAATTGTATATTAATCATAGTGTCGTGCATGATTTCCTCAATATAATCTTAATGTActataataaacatttatatgGTAGAAAAATAAGTCTCTCTTGGATTCGTAACACTACTGATCCAAGTTACTTTATCAGATATCTCCTTTTGAAGTTGCAAAAGactaaaaaaattttttgaGAGGTTTTGTGTCATCGAATTGTTGTAGCCGAAAATTGAGAGCTACATCAAATGGCGTACGCCCACTATACCTTCTTACATGGCTACTTTGATAAGGGGGTTCTCTTTTACACATATTTCAGAACTTTCAAACTAAATCTAGCGGGCTTGTTTGTCAGCTTTGCTAAATTTCGTTCGGCCATtagcaatttttttaatatttttatttagaattaACTCTCTATATATTTGTTGCTACAAAAATGTTTCACTGTATTTATTCCATTAAACGTActtaataaaacataattaattattagtATTAAGACCATCACTAAGTTATTTACCATCTTTAAAGCAATCTAACCACAAAAAGAACCAATAAATCTCCAGTGCAATGCAAACCACAAAGTTGTAGTTAATTAAATGACCGAAAAAGCAGATGATATTCATTGTTAACCCAAAAAATTGTACGATGAAACAATTAAATACAATTTCATACACCcgacaaacaaacaatagtgTTCTAATCGTTAGCTCACTTTAGCATTTAAGAGAAAATTGATAGAACTATTTTCATCATTATTTATGAAAGATATGAGACAAAACATGCCCAAACTTACTCTCGAATTAATTATAAGGTTCTTAAATGTTTGAATTTGCAATGATGTCAAACATTAGGGTCCCATACTGAATACGGGTACATGTGGGGGTCTTTTTCTAATATTGTACCCTTTAATCTATTAGTTTATACGGTCGCGCATGATcctatttgtttttcttcttaagAAAGATAATAAATGTTATAGAATGATAAGATGAAAAAATGTTATAGAATGATACGAGTGCGTTATCTTTAACCGTATGTGATAAATAACTACGTAATTCACGTACGTACTAAGTATTAAACTTGTGTCGCCCAATATAAACAAAACTTTGAAAAGGGTGTAATTTGTGTGGAATGGAACGAAACGTGTGACCCACTATACCgaatgataaatatttatttaattttaaaacttggaGGATAATTCAGATTAATCAAATGTCGACGTACTGACTTTGTGAGTCATTCAAGAGAAGACTGATTAATTATCCTCTAGAAATTATGTATGTGGGCTGAATCGATTCCAATGATgaagttaagaatttttttttggggtgCTATCTTATTCATGTTCGTCTCATCACCTTGAGTGACAAATTAACTCTTTTTCTGCTTATATCGCACGTAACCATTCACAAAAGAACTCATATattaaatacaaaactaaagaCATCCCGCAGATAAGTCCACTATCAACATATAATACTTGTGAAATGCGGTGTTCATATTTTAATGTATCTTCCTTTGATaaatatatcttcttcttttttaattgtatatacCTTTATTTTTGTATGACATCACGATGACTAAAAAGAATACTACATAAAACAATTTCCATAAAATACAGCAAACTGAAAATGAGAGCTAACGGTGGGAGGTTGTGATAAGAATAATACATTTAATAGAAAAATGAgatttaaattaatttcaaaacaatGAAATTGACATTTTTCGGCTTTAAGAGAATTAACAcctaattcctaatatgtaatGTTAGTGCTATGTTTCTCAAAAGCAAAAGTTaatgtcattttaattttaatttcgttttgttaggtaataactaaaaaatgttttgttgtAGATTCTACTTCCACAGAGGCATGTGAAAGATAAAGTTatatgatttatttaccaaacaaaattgtaaatatatagattagaaacgattataagaaaagaaaatccgATGTTTATATTATAACAAAACGGAAGTCATAAGTAAGTATATATACAATTGCGATgtcaaatattaaattattattcacCGTACATTATTTGACATGAATCAGGCACTGGGAGAAAATTAGACAAATTCAAAGTGATcctcattattattatttttaaaacagagATAAAGTAAAAGAAGGCTTACATATTGTATCATATAAATGTATATCATTGAGGTGTATAAGACTTCTTCAActtcattttcaaaatattagttGTTGAAAATACATCGATATATATACAATCTCTCGTCTCTCTTCTTTCTATCCGTCTCTTTCTACCATGGCTAGGGTTTTTCCTCAAGCAGGCGTTTCTTCACCGTACATGAGTACGGAGAGAGAGACTTTCACGGTTTGGATGAAGTCTCTGGTTTATCAAACCAATGGTTTAACGGTTTACAATTCCAACGGAGAGATTACGTACCGGGTCGAAAACTATGACAAATCTAGCAATGAAGTGCACATCATGGATCTCCATGGAAACATTCTTTTCACCATTCGCAAAAAGGTAACTAATGAACTATTTctgatgaaaatgtttaaacGAAAATGTTAGTTGAAAGATTCTCTAgttcaaaatgaaaataaaataatcaaccCCGGTTCTCtagctcttcttcttcatttctccCTGGTTTATTCCGGTTTGAGTCATGAAACTAATTAACCGGTTCTTATGCAGAAAGTAAACTAGAAACTTAACTGAAGTTAGAGGAAAACTCAAAGCTACTCCTTACACGAATATAAAAAGAGTTAGCTGAAATTTTTAGCtcaaagtttaaattcatttagaAACTTTATATCAAACGATTAAATCAACCATAATATAAAAACTCTAAGTACGATTCAGTTTTCATCCGTGGAAAtggattttttatattaatgatgatcATAAAACATGAATAATTCTATATATctttaaatcattatatttattgttaatttttttttgcagaaattATGGCTCTTTGGGAGTTGGTATGTGTATAGAGAATGTGGGACGCTGTCAAGCACTGAGGAAGTAAAACCTTTTGTCAAGATCAAAAGGTCTTGTATTAGAGATGGAGATTGGGAAGTTCGAGATGAGACCAATGAAGTCTTTTGGATTTTAAGATTTGACCCCAAATTTGCTTTTCAGATAATAGACGTCCATGGAAACATCATTGCAAAGGTagatttatatagaaatataaactCATTATTGAATTTGAAAGAGTGCATTGTTAAATAggtaaaactaattttataggTAAAGCCAAAACAATCATCAAATGGAATTATATTGGGGGAAGATGTGTTATCTTTGGAGGTGAAGCCGCGTATCGATCATTCACTCGTTGTAACACTTGTCACTGTATATGGATTGATTAAAGgaatagtttaaattttgtttgaatttcatagaaaattttatatacaagATAGTATTTTTTTCCAACCATGTTTGTGTTGTGGGAGATGTAAAGTGTCATTTTTGCTagccttgatttttttttttgcttgtttcTATAATTTTGTCTATTTTTTaccatacaaataaataatttatttgatgtatttatatatataatatatatatatgcagaaATTAAACAAAAGGAAAATAAGAATGCTTTTTATATGCTAGAACATATATTTGTTAATGgtttttgttaaaacaaaatactaGATGAGTTAGCAAGGACAACAAGTGTTTTAGATCAGTCGATTCTTTAAAAATCGGACATTACAACACGACAAGAAGTTGTCGTTATAATAGGAGCAAAAACGTGGATTTACCTCAGAGTTTTTTTGGAAGATGATGAACCTATTTAACAACATTAGTTAAATAGATTTACCAGCGTTCAAGAAAGCAGTAAGCGCTGCGACTAGTAACCAAAACGATTAAGCGAAGGTTTAGATTATTAGTTAGTCAGTTTACGCGTTTATAAATTACTAGGGGTTAGTCCGCCCTATGAGCGGATAAATTTAcagtaaaattatttatattaaaatacattttaattttataaaacatttaaagttactttaaattaaatctaataaatataattttttttctaagatcatattgtaaattttattttttttacatttaacaTTTAACGTTGAacaattgttataatttgttttttaagaTCATACTTTATTTGTTATTTGCGTTTCTAAAAAATTGTAAGTTGGTAATGCAAGTTTGCATTTTGAATTGATATGTGTGCACACAGCTCGGCCCAATTCAAAGAGAAACTCCAAGGATTAGCAGCAAAGAACATGTACACGATCTGTTGAGTGGGTTAATGAGTGTTTTCTAAGATcatatttaaaatgaatttaaGATCACACTTTTATTTTGCACACATGAGTGAATTAATGAAGTAAAAGATTGAAAATAACAACGGAAAATAGGCACAACAATTAACATCCCTAATTgtaaatataacaaaatcataaaacataTCAATTACATAATTAAATGGACGAAACAGTTAGCAATATGTTAGCAGCCCAAAAAGGAGGCACACCACaaagcaagatgattggaataGTCCCTTCACTCCAAACATCGATTTCATTTCCGTAACTTTGTCTTGATACTTTAGGAACATCATAGCACTTTCTATTGTATTCTTGTAAATTATCTGTAAGAATAATCAGAAGACTATCAACTAAAATAGCATAACTTATTTGACaatgtaatattttatcaaGCAAACAATTATGAACACTAAAACTCACAGAGCCACTATGTACTAAATGAGATCAGATTCATAAGTTACATAATAGAGTGTCCACTGTCTACTACCAAATTTCAATCAGGTGAGGACATCGTATGAGCCTCCAACAATCTGTTAAAGTTCCTACAACATAACAGTTTTCTGTATTTCTGTATATTCAAATGATTTTGGATCAACTTACAGAGCATTGTATGCATTGAGCTACACGTGCCTTTAATATAAAGCAGAGGTATACGTTAACATTCCACTGATAAATAAGAAAACATAAGGAGAAGGGAATATTTGGTGATTACGTTAACATTCTACTTTAAGGAATATTTGTTGTATTAATTTGGTGATTATGTTAATCTAGCGATTACAAACAGtatgataaaaactaaaatttccaGTCAATACACTGAACCAAACTAAATATAACTCTTCAATCATATTTTCTTCACACatgtaatataaattatacatctctcaattacattatttttaaaaacttatttacAAATATCATCTTTATAAAGGGAAAAGGTTTTTGACAATGTGGTTTTTACTCTACTGATATAGCTcaattgtcttcttcttctttttttaataaaaggcTTAGCTCAATTGTCTTTCAATCGCAAATTGTCTGTACATGTATTCATCAAATTGAATGATGATGGAAGTAAAACTTTGTTTCTAAAGTTGATCTCATTGTTTTTAACGTATGCCTAGAGTTATTTTGAACAATagaatagaaaaaaatgttacTTTATCCCATTAATATACAATATCCCATTTCTTTACACATGTCGTAACACTAAAAActgaaaaggtaaaaaataaactcaaatctaatataattagacatgttttctgaataaaaCTGTAAATGGAAAATTTACTTCCTAGTGAGATCATTCTTCTCAAAGATGAAAGGTGATTTCATTCACATAGTTGTTAAAAGGAGGTGCATTGTCTTCTTAATAATATAATAGCTATATTTCATGTTACAGTGTCTATTTTGGTCATCAACGATTCAACATTATTATTCCCCAACCCGATTAGACCCATAAGATtagattttctttctttggtgTTTCTCATTGCGGAGGAATTTTACAAAAGGTTGAGTAATTTTTGTTTCCAATCTATATAGACATTACATTTTAATCTCAGATCTTGGTGTTTATAGAAAAAAGCATCCAATTAACTTTATATGAGGCAGTTTCTAATATGCTTTACCATGAATCGTCAACTTAAAACTGATATACAAAGTCAGAAACTAACAAATAGTCAACTGAAAAGGAAACACAGTATCAAATGTATACTACTGCCAAAACATCAGTAAAAGAAGACTGCAGCAAAAACATCAGAAGCAATAGAGTTTAAAGATAGATAGAATAGTTAGAACTCTAAAATTATTGATtgtagaaaagaaacaaaaatacagAGCAGAGTGCAGAAGAAAATGGCTGTAGGCTTTTCACAAAGGTTTGGCTGCAACATTCACAAACGTCAACCCAAATGCTCTGAGACCgaataatttttgtttgaaaccAGGTTGCCTGATGAAGTGTTGCACATAATGTTATGGAACTAACCTGTCCTTTTGAGTAGATTCCTTTTCAAAACAAATGGAGGATGGTGCCTTCAGCGAGGACTAACGGTCATGACCTCACTATTTCTGGGAAAAATTGCATCCTCATGGCATTGCATTTGGACTTTGTGCACCAGCTCCAGCTTTATGCTGCTGCAGAACGTGTTCAAAAATAGGACCATGTTTTCACCTAGTCAACAACCAAGGGATAAGTAATGTGACACATAAGAGGGATCACATAATAGGGATAACAGAAAAACATTTGCTGCATTGTATAATGCAGCTTTTCTCAAGTATGCAGTGCCTTCAAATTATGCAcaacaattgataaaaaaagagCTTAAAGAAAAAAGTATGGCTGCTAGTATAAGCAAACCAGAACAAAATATCCCACTGGTATCTTTGACATACAATATATGATAATTGGCTTCTCTTGGGTTAAAAGTGAAACCCTTTTCTCTTAGGTTCCGGAAGAATTTTGACAAATGGAGGTTAACACTAAATCTTTGGAGGTGATACGTAAAAAGGTTTAGGCTTTCAGATATCTGACCTGGTGTAGGTTTTCATCGACCCAAGAAGACGTATGAGTTTGTGTTATACAACCAGTACTGGTGAGTCTGCTAGTTCACCTTTACTAAAGCTTAAAGTAACTGCATAGAAGCAGAgctaagtaaaaatgcatttttgtcCAACAACACATTATTTGTCAAAGGTAAAATGAGTTTTTGTCGTACTGTTTAGGAAGAGACGATCTGTAAGAAgggaaaagataaaaaaaaaaatcaggagtTGGTAAGTGGAATTGATTAATTTGAAAAAAGATTTCAGGAAAACCAGAACCTCCGACAAACTTATAGTATAATTGACGTTAGTTGCGACGAACACCTTCGTCTCAACAGCTGAGACCAGACCATCAAAAAACACAGACATAAACAGCTGGTCCCCTTAATTAGCGTGGACTGCAACAATAAGAAAACAATCAAATGTTACAAATCCAATTTTATGCGATGagctaaagaaacaaaaaacattgAGCTGAGTGCTCGATTTTGTATAAGATAATGTAGTGTTAGGAAGCAAAAATTCTCCGATGAGTTAAAAGGAACACAGATTCAGTGGTATCGAATTACCTTCTCGGTTTACCAGAACCATAGCGATCCCCATAagctcccccccccccccccacctttCTTTACATTCCTAGCTTCCCAGAGACGCGCAACAACAGTCTCTGTACACCAACCACAGCCTTCAACTCAAGCAGAAGCAATTGAGGATTTGCCATTTTAGACTATTGCTATAAGAGCACAAGATAGAGAAACGAAATAGTGAGGAGCTATGGTCTCTCCTTCTGGTCTCATATATATAGTCGTCGGAATTGGTGGGGAACACATGGAAGGTAGACGGGATGAAGATATCGTCTATTGCAATGATTAATTAACAGTTTCAAAAAGGTGGTGGAGTGGAAGATAGGAGTGAGTTCGACGGGTTTCAAAAAGGTGATGGTAGGGTAAGTCAAGAAGACGATGGAGGCCAAGAGCTTCTGGGAAATGAGTTTTTCTACTTTAATGGGCCAACGGAAAAAGGAAACCCAGTTCTCTCGTCACACTTGGGCCTAAATCTTCAGAAATCCAACCTCGTCTGACAAACGCGCAGCAGAGTCAGCATCACGACGCGCTCGCAAAGAAGGGAGAGCGTGGGCTACACAGACGCCCTACCAAGCCGATACGTGTCAAAAAAAAAGCCCCAACCTGTTTTGGTGTCGTGGAGGGCTGTATGCATCACACAAGTCAACTTTATATATCctcctatacattaaaagagaagtcactttagtgatttttgCTGAGGTGGCACTCATATAGAGCTTCTCAGAAAAAAAACGTTATAATTTTATTGGCtggtttttttgaatttttctttttcatttattttaatcaatcacTTATGAagacaagcccaaaactattgtcaatttcgttaagcccatatatagctaggggataataattatcgatttagtttagccttgggtacccgttcgggttcggatcgggtatttcagatttttgggtatttcggtatagaggtgtagaacccgttcaggtatttctgtacttcgggacgggttcgggtatttttagttcggattcggttatttcggatctggttcggatatttagattttaaaaacaaaattaaaattttcatttctcaagtttcttatatttaaaaatataactttcagttaactaatttttttttatttttaatagattgaatagttaatagatttggacataacattttaaaactaaaaaggcattaatttagttatttttttttaatttcggatgtaactttttgttaattttttaaataaaaaacttgacatgcattttaagtgagtagcaaatcatttttttcgtaattgtatgtatatcatatgaacttaaagtatgtgtagtatcaatataaatattttatataaaatgagagatgtaaactaaaaatataaggttaattatacatatgttcggttatcttcggatatccaatcgggtgcgggtattatccgttcgggttcgggtatccaatctctccttattcaatacccgttcgggtattttgctacttcggttcggatttcagttcgggttttccggatcgggttcgggtgccacttcagatatcgggtaaagtgtccacccatactaattaggttgtttgtttttaataacttacctttctaatatggattacttgcgcaagttgaaatcattaaatatgcaaatatcttattgacaaaatttgtttttaataacttacttttctaatatagattacttgcacaagttgaaatcattaaatatgcaaatcacttattcacaatatggattacttgcacaagttgaaatcattaaattttatcgatttagtttaccaTTGGGCAAtatttagaattaagacaaatattaaaaactttccttattattcaaacggtaaacttgcgcatgttgatatcatatttattatattgcttacaaaatattttaatgtttctaattaggttgtttgtttttaataacttacctttctaatatggattacttgcgcaagttaaaatcatatcatatgcaaatcattttttgataatacacatttaatatcgattaagttgaaatcattaaatatgcaaataacttattgacaaaatttgtttttaataatttacctttttaatatagattacttgcgcaagttgaaatcattaaatatgcaaatcacttattcacaatatggattacttacacaagttgaaatcattaaattttatcgatttagtttaccattgggcaagatttagaattaagacaaatattaaaaactttccttattattcaaacggtaaacttgcgcatgttgatatcatatttattatattgcttacaaaatattttaatgtttctaattaggttgtttgtttttaataacttacctttctaatatggattacttgcgcaagttaaaatcatatcatatgcaaatcatttttttgacaatacacatttaatatcgattaagttgaaatcattaaatatgcaaataacttattgacaaaatttgtttttaataatttacctttttaatatagattacttgtgaaagttgaaatcattaaatatgcaaatcacttattcacaatatggattacttgcacaagttgaaatcattaaattttatcgatttagtttaccattgggcaagatttagaattaagacaaatattaaaaactttccttattattcaaacggtaaacttgcgcatgttgatatcatatttattatattgcttacaaaatattttaatgtttctaattaggttgtttgtttttaataacttacctttctaatatgaattacttgcgcaagttaaaatcatatcatatgcaaatcattacacatttaatatcgtttaagttgaaatcattaaatatgcaaataaattattgacaaaatttgtttttaataacttacatttctaatatagattacttgcgcaagttgaaatcattaaatatgcaaatcacttattcacaatatggattacttacgcaagttgaaatcattaaattttatcgatttagtttactcTTGGGCAAtatttagaattaagacaaatattaaaaactttccttattcaaacggtaaacttgcgtatgttgatatcatatttattatattgcttacaaaatattttaatgtttctaattaggttgtttgtttttaataacttacctttctaatatggattacttgcgcaagttaaaatcatatcatatgcaaatcattttttgacaatacacatttaatatctttctttaaacgattttattatttattgtgcaaaatattaaaatcattaatatgagaataaatcgactgtatatatataggagacacccaaggtcttaaaatacaaacattctcttttcattctttaaagtattattcacaaatctcttctctcatactattaaggtattacgacaatgctgcttgtgtgctaatgaaaaatgtgtttagacgcaaagACTCCTTATCTTTAGAACCCTGAACTCAACTCTTTGTGTTTTGTCTCCCAAAAGCATGTATGGTCTATCTTTTCCATGTGTTGAATACTGATAACGACAATAtggtcttcctttttttatatgtaaaccAGGTCGTGAGAGTGATAGTGATCCAGAAAACCTTGATTGAACATGCTGAGAAGCTTCGCCAAGTTAAAGCAGTTCTTGAAGATGTTCTTtattactttctctctctttgttgaATATTGTCCGGGAAAATATTACatagtatcatttagtaatactatcttatatcattttattttgttgaatatacaatcttataagtaagctagcattatgtattttttatttaattcatgatGTCATTTTCTCACAGCAGAGAACTTTTTAGAATGGCGCATGGAGGAAATTTCTCAGGGATATACAGGAAGGTTCAACCGAAGCCGCTGAAGTGGGATGATGAAGGCGAAGAATAAAGACCTGTAGAGGCccttatgattcttaaatacagCGGTGTTCTAACTCACGCTGGTATAAAACAGGTGTTTACATACTCTACCATTTAATTtgtcattgttatatatatatgttttccaaatatggaagaattgtttaacttattgacgtttaacatcacttgccatataatctaacgaatattacaaataacaatttatggaaactattctcgaaattattgaaactttgaaagactaataatgttttatttattacttttaatatttataacctataaaataaaatgaacgaaattttatataagataattataatagttttatcatCTACTTGATGAAAtgtgttcgaatataattatataataactattttaaatattacaaaatccaaaaatgtttatgcctattatttttaatttatttatcgttgtttaaagaataaatttatcataattttaaaataatttataaaatgcttacaaaatgcaAGGCAAAGTTGCACTTTCAAGAGTTTAAGTCGAGATCTcgattaaaaatcctaataactggtaaagaagggaAGCTGAAGACAAAAACATTGAATGTTGTATACAAACAAATTTGTCAGAATATTCCGTAGTCacggtacgtaattttaatctacttttttcaaatacaaattttaaaatatataaactgttacaattatttattttttgtatttgccatatgggttgtgatgagttaggagaccgatgacggtatgtcaatttaatattatttcatgttcaataaaatttaaaaatttataaatttatcaaataatgttaacccgtcaaattgcttacaaaatttatttaattttttgcacgtttctaattgaatttgctttctttatcgagaaatgtacttcataatttatattatttatggataat
The nucleotide sequence above comes from Brassica napus cultivar Da-Ae chromosome A9, Da-Ae, whole genome shotgun sequence. Encoded proteins:
- the LOC106356570 gene encoding protein LURP-one-related 4 encodes the protein MARVFPQAGVSSPYMSTERETFTVWMKSLVYQTNGLTVYNSNGEITYRVENYDKSSNEVHIMDLHGNILFTIRKKKLWLFGSWYVYRECGTLSSTEEVKPFVKIKRSCIRDGDWEVRDETNEVFWILRFDPKFAFQIIDVHGNIIAKVKPKQSSNGIILGEDVLSLEVKPRIDHSLVVTLVTVYGLIKGIV